The uncultured Fibrobacter sp. sequence CCTAGATCTGATGTTGGAACAAACTATTTTTGCGAAAAACCCTTGACACTACCCCACGAACCGTGGCGCAGTCGCCCTCTTCGCTGCCGCTGGTAAGCGCGCCGGCAAGAAGGACCTCGGCCTCATCGCCATGAGCTACAAGAACGTCTGTGAGCCAAAAGCGACTTGTCTTAACAAGTCGTGTTGGCGAGAGTGAGGCGTGAGCCGAACGGTCGTCATGGTTGGGCAGTATCGCCCTCGGCGCAAACGACGCCCAGGCCCTGAAGGTTCTCCAGGAAGCAGAAGCACTTTACACGACCGCACAAGTCAATTGCAAAAGGGATAATGCGACAGACATGTGCTCTCGCCTACGACGACAACTTGACAGTTGTCGCCTCCAGCTTGGTCCGTCGCTGATCATCTGCTACTGCCCCTGCATCAACCACGGTTTCGATCTCAACAGCCAGCTTCAGCACCAGAAGATGGCCGTGGATTCCGGTTACTGGACTCTGCTCCGTTACAACCCGGCTCTCGCCGCCGAAGGAAAGGCTCCGCTTATCCTCGACTCCAAGAAGCCGACAATCCCGGTTGCAGAATACATCTACACCGAAAACCGCTACAAGCAGCTCACCCGTAACAATCCGGAAGTGGCCAAGAAGCTCGCCGACGACCTCCAGAAGGAAGTTGACGCCCGCTATGCATTCTATGATGCAATGAGCAAGGACACTGAAGGGTTGATCAGCCTCTAATCGGTTAACGATTAATTAAAACGCCCCGTCACGATGAGTGACGGGGCATTTTTTATATTTTGTCCAAAAAAGAGGAGTAACAAATGCGCTTTTTCGTTTTCAGCTTGATGTTGGCGGCTGCAGCCCATGCCATTACTTGTACAGAAGGACTGCTTATGTACTATAAGGAACTGTACGGCCTTTACCTTGGAGAAACCAATGTAATTTATGATAGTTCCTATGTATACTATACGGGTCAAGAGAATTTTGAATCCACAAAACTGATTCGTAACAGCAATCAAATCATGGAAATCAATGAGTCTTTTGTCAATGGCAAATTTAATTCGAATACAAGCGTTTTCTTTTATCAAACCAACGATATTTCAAATCCAAGCAACAGTAGCATCGTATTCCAAAAGAATTTTCTCGGAGACACCCTGTTCATTGAAGCCATTGTCGACGAACCTGACGACGAAGAAAACCCGCGCATCTCTCAGCAAACCATCAAGATTTTCAAGGACGGCATCACAAATATTGTAGCAAAATCTGACATAAATGAAAACATTCATGAACGCTATACAGAAATTTTTCAAAAAAACGACACATTATATGTAATAAGTCGTTCTACTTCAAATGGCGTACCAATGGGATTTAAAGAAACACATTTCATTCTAAACGAAGAAGAAGATCCGCAGACCTGTCATGAATACTACGAGGCTTTTGGTTGTGCAATAAACAAATGTACAGTAAACGGAAATCAAATCAAGGACGGAGATATCATGGTGTCATACGATTACTCCATCAAAGAAAACGACTCTGGCTATATGATTGAACACACCCGCTACAACAAAATTTTTAGATGGTTTATGGTTTATCAAGACAAAAGTCCGACATCTTTCGCAAGGCGAGTAATCCACACAAAAAGTACCCTCCGCAACTACTATTTCGACACCAAGGGTCGAAAGCTTTTCAAGGCTAACCCTTACAGAGTACAATTCTAGCGGGATTTCGGCTGCCTACGTCACAGCCTAAGCTATATTCAGCAAACTGGTAAACCCAGTCAGTTCCAATACTTCGCGGACGCTTTGATGCAAATTGACAAGAGTCATTTTACCCTTTTCAGCAGACAGTTTCTGTTGAGAAGTCAGAAGCACCCTGAGTGCCGCTGGAGAAATGAAATTCACCTTATCAAAGTCCGCAATAAGATTCTTGGATTTGGAACAGGCCGACACCATTTCCGCTTCAAAAGCATCTGAGGTTGATGATTCAATTACACCTTGCAACGCAAGAATCAAGGTTCCGTTATTTTCAGAAACCTTGACTCCAAATTTTTTCCAAAAAAATGCACTTTTTTTGCCCATATCCCTTGACAAGCGTGAAGAACCTTTTTATATTTGGCTCGTTCGGTTAGGAAACTGACTAAACAAAACCACTGGGGTGGTAGCTCAATTTTGGTTAGAGCACCGGCCTGTCACGCCGGAGGTTGCGAGTTCAAGCCTCGTCTATCCCGCGAAAAAAGATCTTTCTCTGAAAGGTCTTTTTCGTTTATTGGGCAAAGCCCGCTCCATCCAATCTCAGCAAGGCCACCCACAGCCCCCTATTACCCCCTACTCTTTGTTGCTATATTTTGTACAACTGTTAGGAGGATTTATGCGAGCCAATACCGGTATACGCAAGACAGCCCTTTTTGCATTTTGTCAAATCGCGTTTATCTGCACCACGCTCTTTCTTATCGCAAGCACCTTTACCGCTTGTAGCGGGTACGGCGACGATTACGCCAACAACCTACTGTCCAACGATTTTTTCTCGTCTTCTAGCGATCGTTATAAGTCCAGTTCTTCCGTCAAGACTTTCTTCAGCTCCTCCAGCTCTGTCAAGTACAGTTCATCCAGCAAGAAGCGTAACTTTTTCGACGAAAGTTCCAGCAGCATTAGCGACTCCGACAACATTGTCCCAATCGTCAACACATTCGAAGGTCTCGATTCCTGCCAAGACGGTAAAAGACTCGCCCTGAGAAACGACAGCACCATATACCGCTGCTTCTACGGCACATGGTATAAGGAAATCAAGAAACTCCCCGAATGCAACAATAAAACCGAGAAAAAAACATTCTTCAAGAGCCTGCCCTACATCTGCGTTTCGGGCGAATGGCGAGAAATCACCGAGATGGACGTCGAGCTCGGTTTCTGCACCGAAAAGCTCCAGGGCACCACCAAAACCTTCGGCAAGAAAGAATACACATGCGACAGCCTTTCGTGGCGAAAGACGACGCTGATCGACATCAACGGAGAATGTTCCAGCTCAAATATCGGCAAGAAAATCACCTACGACAACACCGACTACGTTTGCCGCGATAACCTCTGGCAATCGCTGAACAACATCGAACTTGATTCAGGCCTCTGCACGCCGAGCCGCTCAGGAGAAATCATCAAAATCAAGGCCAGTTCGTACTTCAAGTATTACATCTGCAAAAATTACGAATGGACCTACACCGAAAGCCCTGCCGACATTTACGGGAAATGCACAAGCGCCAAAGAAGACTCCGCCTACACCGTTTACACGACTTCCTTCGCCTGCCGCAACGGAGAATGGAGAAACTTCACGGCCATCGAAAACAAGTATGGACTGTGCACCAAGACCATGCAGGATTCGCTAGTCACCGTAAGCAGCACCAACCACGTCATTTGCGACAAAAACGAATGGCGAAGCGCACTCCCCGAGGAATTCTACGGCGCCTGCAACAGCAAGCAACAAGATGTCGTATACCAGAACGACACCAACGTGTACACCTGCAATTCCACATCGTGGATCAAGATCAGCACACCACCCTACAACCTGGCCTACTGCCTGCACAAAAATGAAGGCGATACCTACAGAGCCACAAGTACAAAGACTTACCTGATTTGCAACGACTACGAATGGAAGAAGACAGACTCGCTCACCTATGAATTCGGAATATGCAACAAGGAAAACCTTGGCACAAGGAAGCACCCGAACACGGATTCGCTCGGCTACGAATGTAGGTCGACCTCTAGCGGCTACGGCTGGACAAAACTCACCATCAACGACTACGACTTCACCTGCAACGAGGCAAACCAAGATGTCATGTTCAAGGGTTACCTCTGCGACAACGGAGAGTTACGCACCCTGACAAGCCTAGAAAAGAGCCTTGGCATATGCACCAAGAATAGCCTCGACAAAAAAGCCGCCAAGTCCTCGACCTACTACAGGTGTACCTCTACAGGCTGGACGTCCATTTCAAAGGACGAATACAACCTCAAGGACTGCACCTCCGAAACCGACAGCAGCGTTGCCAAGATTTCAAGTGGCGTCTACTTTTGCACCAACAAGAAATGGACAAAACTTCCAGACATGGACAAGGCAACCTGCACCCCCGGCGCACTCGCTGTCAAGGACAGCATCCTTTACCAATGCGTCAAAAACCAAAGTTACTACAACAACTATTGGCACTCCATCAGCAGCGTCGTTTACGAACATGGATTCTGCAACGAGTCACGTTACAGCGATCTCGTTCTCTATAAAAACAACTACTACGCCTGTAAAGACCCCGATTGGCAAAAAGCTTCGATAGGAGAGATTTTCGAAAGGTCTTCCTGCAGCGAAACAAGAACCATTGAGGACCTCACCTACACCTGTTCCGGAGGAGTGTGGTCTCCAAAATACGGAACCATGAAAGATCCTCGCGACGGACAGACCTACAGGACATTGACCCACAACAAGCAGACCATGATGGTCGACAACCTGAACTACAAGACACCCAATAGCTGGTGCTACCAGAACACAGACCGTTTCTGCGATACTTACGGAAGACTTTACCCATGGGAAGACGTAAAGACCGCCTGTCCCGAAGGTTGGCATGTCCGAGCAGCCGACGAAGAACTTATCAGTCGCTCAATCATAGAGTATTACGACTACGACTACTGGCAGCAGGACGTCTTTACACAGCACCTTTACAAGGGGCTTGAAATCAAGGGTTCTGGACTCCGCTACGATAACGGCTCCTTCGAATACGAGCTACGTTTTGCAGGATTCTGGACCGCAACCGAACTGGAAACCGATCCAAACTACGCCCTTGTTCACTTGTTCTACCAGTATACCTCGACAAACGTCAGGAACGATTGCTCTAGCGACGGAAACCCGATTAAGGGCACCTGCTTTAGCAAGCAAGCGGGCCTTTCGATCCGCTGCGTTAAGGACTAGACAAAAGATCCTGCATTTGCAGGACAGACTAAAGACGAGAAAAAGCACCCTTCAGGGTGCTTTAAAAATTTAGAGCGAACGCAACTCCGCTTATTCGTGGACAATCACGTTGTCGAGCGTCTTGTCCTCGACCTTGACGTTATCCCAAAGCACGGCGTTACTGATCGTGCTATTTTCGATCACGCACCCCTCGCCCACCGACACGTTCGGACCGATGGTGCTGTTCACGATTTTTGCACCCTTGCCAATATAGCAGGGAGCAACCACCTTGACACCCGGCAGATTCACCGTGGCACTATTATCGTTACGCTTGAGTACATGGGCGTTCGTTTCGAGCAGGGTTTCGGCAAGGCCACAGTCCAGCCACTTCTGCACCGGAGCCGTACGGAACTTGCAGCCCTTCTGAATCATCATCTCGAGGGCATCCGTCAACTGGAACTCGTTCTTGGTGCGAATATCGTTATCCATCAGGTACTTGAGCGATTCCTTGAGAACCTTGGAGTCCTTGATATAGTAGATGCCGACAATCGCCTCGTCCGACACGAATTCCTGCGGCTTTTCTACCAGGCGCGTAATGCGACCTGCGGTATCGGTCACGGCTACGCCAAAGCGACGAGGATCTTCGACCTTGTATGTGTAAAGGACGTTTTCATCCATACTATTCAGAATAGACAAATCGGCCTCGAAAAGGGTATCCCCCAAAATGATGAGCACCGGTTCGTCGTCATCCACGTATGGCAGTGCAAGGCTGACCGCCTCACCAAGACCCTGAGGATTAGACTGGACTACCGTACGGGTCTTGCCCCAGGCAGGACGTCTAGTCAAAAAGGCATCGACCGATTCCGCTTTATAGCCAGTAATAAAAATCGTCTCGTTCGGTTTTAAACCAAGGGAATCTTCTACAATCCAATCCAAAATAGTCTTGCCCGCAACAGGGAGCAAGCACTTCGGCACATTTTCGGTGTAAGGACGCAGACGCAGTCCGTTACCGGCGACGGGCAGAACAATCTTCATTATAAATGTTTTCCTCTAAACAACAGATATTGTAATTTTTTCTAAAGATAGAAAATTATTACAATTTTGCAACCAACATCATTACAAATAACGTTGACAAAATATACAAAGTGAGCCTCATCACAGACGGCTTCGGACACAAAAAAGAACCTCTCTTTTCTGAGAGGTTTTCGTGGATGATGCAGGGGTCGAACCTGCGACCCGCTGATTAAGAGTCAGCTGCTCTACCAACTGAGCTAATCATCCATTGTCGCTTGGACGCGCACAATTATAGAATAATACGAGGTCCTTGTCAAGGGACATTCTCAAAAAAAAGACGATTTTTTTTCAGAATGGACGTCCTCATTTGGGTCGCCCCGGATCTTCCGGATTCTTGAAGATATACAGGAGCCAGGCCGTCATCATTTTCGCCTGTTCTTCGGTGAGCGGAGTGATTTCCATGGCAGGCCAATCATCGGGATGCTGCGGAGTCGGATGCATCAGGTAACGTACCATATCTTCCGGCTTTTCGGCATAATTTGCCACGTTGTCGCGCATCGGAGGGGCCGCAAACTTGCGGGCCCAGCGGTGACACCCCTTACATTCATTATTATAGTATTCCTGGGCATCATTTTTAAGTTCAGGAGTAACCGGCGGAAGCACAAATGCCTCCACCGCGAAAAGCGCACATACTGCCACAAAAACGATGACTGCCACCCGCAGTTTCAAGACGCGATCCTTCTAATACAAAATTTCTCATAAATATAGACTTTTTTTACAAAAAAAGAGTCTTTTTTCGACCTGAGCAGCAGGCTCATCATTCAATCGAAGTAAGTCTTGCCAAAGCAAGGCGAAACCATCAATTACAAAGAAATTCCTATCTTTGTATCAGGAGACACAAATGAAAAGATTTCTATTTAGTTTGCTGATTTTAGCGGGCTATGCCGCCGCAAACTCTTGTACAGATCTAATTGCGAATAACAACGATTCCTTCATCGCTTCTGGAAATGTCCACCGCGATTCTTCCTATTTTCTTGAAGACGGCGACAACGCCTGGTCCCACAAGTACACCTGGAACGACGGAAAACTGGAAAGCATACGGTTCGACCCGATGAGAGAAAGTGAATCTCCTTTTGTCGAGCCCGTCTACTGGAATGCGGACGAAACGGCCCTAACAGGGAAGAGATCCGAAATCATCGTGACGCAGAGAACTTCCGGTGATACCATTATATATGTCCAAAAGAACTTCTACGAAGGAGAACTCGAAGATTCCGTCACCTACAAAAAAATCAACGGCCATATTTACGCATTGAGACACACCCCCGGAAATTCGAACTGGAGCGACATCTGGACCTTCAACGACACCTATCTTTCGAACGATACCGTATACCATAAAACAATCTATGACTACTATACGGATAATCCTAGATACTACACGCAGTACATTGTCGGAGACCCAAACAACGCCTTGAAATGCCTTGAATACGAGGAGAACGAAAACGAGCCAAAGCTTCTCGAAACGGTAGAACTCGTCTACACCGAAAACGGGTTCATGTTCAGATACAATAAAAGCTCGGAGGACTACTCCTACTTGCGCGAGTTCTTCTTTGTGTACGACGAAGAAGGGCCAACAGGTATCCGCAAACAGCGCTCGGCTGTAAAGATTTCACCGAAGGCAAGGTATTTCGATTTGCTTGGTAGGTATAAATTTACGCGATAAAGGAGATGCCCTGTCATCCTGGAGGCCAAAGGCCGATAGGACCCGACGGGCATGACAGATTAGAGAATGGGCTTTATTGAAATTATCATTATCGCGATTGTAGAGGCGATGGACTGCTTCGCCGTCTCGATTGCCACGGGACTTTCAAAAAAAGGAATCCAGTACAGCCGCGCCATGCTCCAGGCGGTAAGCTTCGGCGTTTTTCAGGGCGGCATGACTTTGCTCGGGTATTTCCTCGGGAGCTTTGCCGAGCGCTGGTTCAATTCTGTTGGCACGCCTATCGCCTGCACCATCCTTTGCATTTTAGGCGGACGCATGATTTGGGGAGCCGTTCGTGGGGATTCCGGCGAAGAAGAAGGCGAACAGATTGCCGCAAAGAACCTGACGATTGCAAACATCTTGCTGCTTTCGGTCGCGACAAGTATTGACGCCTTTGCCGTCGGGATTTCGTTTGCATTCCTGAACGCGAACATGGTGCTTGCCACCAGCGCCATTGCACTAGCTAGCTTTATTATGGGCGTTCTCGGCTATGAAATCGGCCGACACGCAGCCAAACGTTTCAAGACAAAGATTCCCGAAATCATCGCAGGAATTATCCTAATTGCAATTGGCTTAAAAATGCTTTTATAGTGGTTTGCGCTTAATTTCCTGTTTACCAGCCACTGTTTACTAACCACTTGTCTTTCTATATTAGCAGGTATGGATCAGAAAGACATTGACCACACCCGGTATTTTGAGTTAAAGAAACAGCTAGAAGAAGCAAGCCGCCTTTACTACAAGGAAGGCGTCTCCCCCATGAGCGACCAGGATTTCGACTTTGGCCTCAAGGAGATGGAAGCACTCGAAACGAAGTACCCGGAACTT is a genomic window containing:
- a CDS encoding STAS domain-containing protein, yielding MGKKSAFFWKKFGVKVSENNGTLILALQGVIESSTSDAFEAEMVSACSKSKNLIADFDKVNFISPAALRVLLTSQQKLSAEKGKMTLVNLHQSVREVLELTGFTSLLNIA
- a CDS encoding FISUMP domain-containing protein, encoding MRANTGIRKTALFAFCQIAFICTTLFLIASTFTACSGYGDDYANNLLSNDFFSSSSDRYKSSSSVKTFFSSSSSVKYSSSSKKRNFFDESSSSISDSDNIVPIVNTFEGLDSCQDGKRLALRNDSTIYRCFYGTWYKEIKKLPECNNKTEKKTFFKSLPYICVSGEWREITEMDVELGFCTEKLQGTTKTFGKKEYTCDSLSWRKTTLIDINGECSSSNIGKKITYDNTDYVCRDNLWQSLNNIELDSGLCTPSRSGEIIKIKASSYFKYYICKNYEWTYTESPADIYGKCTSAKEDSAYTVYTTSFACRNGEWRNFTAIENKYGLCTKTMQDSLVTVSSTNHVICDKNEWRSALPEEFYGACNSKQQDVVYQNDTNVYTCNSTSWIKISTPPYNLAYCLHKNEGDTYRATSTKTYLICNDYEWKKTDSLTYEFGICNKENLGTRKHPNTDSLGYECRSTSSGYGWTKLTINDYDFTCNEANQDVMFKGYLCDNGELRTLTSLEKSLGICTKNSLDKKAAKSSTYYRCTSTGWTSISKDEYNLKDCTSETDSSVAKISSGVYFCTNKKWTKLPDMDKATCTPGALAVKDSILYQCVKNQSYYNNYWHSISSVVYEHGFCNESRYSDLVLYKNNYYACKDPDWQKASIGEIFERSSCSETRTIEDLTYTCSGGVWSPKYGTMKDPRDGQTYRTLTHNKQTMMVDNLNYKTPNSWCYQNTDRFCDTYGRLYPWEDVKTACPEGWHVRAADEELISRSIIEYYDYDYWQQDVFTQHLYKGLEIKGSGLRYDNGSFEYELRFAGFWTATELETDPNYALVHLFYQYTSTNVRNDCSSDGNPIKGTCFSKQAGLSIRCVKD
- a CDS encoding sugar phosphate nucleotidyltransferase, producing MKIVLPVAGNGLRLRPYTENVPKCLLPVAGKTILDWIVEDSLGLKPNETIFITGYKAESVDAFLTRRPAWGKTRTVVQSNPQGLGEAVSLALPYVDDDEPVLIILGDTLFEADLSILNSMDENVLYTYKVEDPRRFGVAVTDTAGRITRLVEKPQEFVSDEAIVGIYYIKDSKVLKESLKYLMDNDIRTKNEFQLTDALEMMIQKGCKFRTAPVQKWLDCGLAETLLETNAHVLKRNDNSATVNLPGVKVVAPCYIGKGAKIVNSTIGPNVSVGEGCVIENSTISNAVLWDNVKVEDKTLDNVIVHE
- a CDS encoding c-type cytochrome, which gives rise to MAVIVFVAVCALFAVEAFVLPPVTPELKNDAQEYYNNECKGCHRWARKFAAPPMRDNVANYAEKPEDMVRYLMHPTPQHPDDWPAMEITPLTEEQAKMMTAWLLYIFKNPEDPGRPK
- a CDS encoding manganese efflux pump, with amino-acid sequence MGFIEIIIIAIVEAMDCFAVSIATGLSKKGIQYSRAMLQAVSFGVFQGGMTLLGYFLGSFAERWFNSVGTPIACTILCILGGRMIWGAVRGDSGEEEGEQIAAKNLTIANILLLSVATSIDAFAVGISFAFLNANMVLATSAIALASFIMGVLGYEIGRHAAKRFKTKIPEIIAGIILIAIGLKMLL